Proteins found in one Candidatus Zixiibacteriota bacterium genomic segment:
- a CDS encoding MarC family protein, translating to MERFVPGAFQEFFPFLLVSLSSVFFTVDPFGSIPAFLAMGARGDRARARRIARHAAWTCFAVLTLFASAGTLVFKLFGFTLAAFKIAGGLILFQIAMEMMHAQRSETREVAEERAEGSRKEDFGIIPLGVPMLAGPAAISTVIVLMGQSKLWWQTIPVFAAIVVTSSASFYVLIAGAQIQRFLGESGVRILTRLMGLILAAVAIQFVLNGINDAWPGLARGA from the coding sequence GTGGAACGCTTCGTCCCCGGCGCTTTTCAAGAATTTTTTCCATTCCTACTCGTATCACTGAGCTCGGTCTTCTTTACCGTCGACCCTTTCGGCTCCATCCCGGCATTTCTGGCGATGGGCGCTAGAGGGGACCGCGCCCGCGCGCGGCGAATCGCGCGCCATGCCGCATGGACCTGCTTTGCGGTGCTGACGCTTTTTGCCTCGGCCGGAACTCTCGTCTTCAAGCTGTTCGGGTTTACCTTGGCGGCCTTCAAGATCGCCGGCGGTCTCATTCTGTTTCAGATCGCGATGGAGATGATGCACGCGCAGCGATCCGAGACGCGCGAGGTGGCGGAAGAGCGTGCCGAGGGAAGCCGCAAAGAAGATTTCGGTATCATTCCGCTGGGCGTCCCGATGCTGGCCGGCCCGGCCGCGATTTCCACCGTCATCGTTCTCATGGGACAATCGAAGCTCTGGTGGCAGACGATCCCCGTTTTTGCGGCGATCGTTGTCACGTCGTCTGCGTCCTTTTACGTACTGATCGCGGGAGCGCAGATCCAACGCTTTCTCGGTGAAAGCGGGGTGCGCATACTGACGCGGCTCATGGGGCTGATCCTCGCGGCGGTGGCGATTCAATTCGTGCTCAACGGAATCAACGATGCGTGGCCCGGCCTGGCACGAGGAGCGTGA
- a CDS encoding SPW repeat protein, producing MTSFYWFAFHFVLGLWLIAAPYALGFTDTLLPYANSVAVGAVVVLSSGLAMYLNREQATRQARHEAKKAA from the coding sequence ATGACGAGCTTTTACTGGTTCGCATTCCACTTCGTCCTTGGACTCTGGCTGATTGCTGCTCCCTACGCGCTGGGCTTTACGGACACGCTCCTGCCCTATGCGAATTCGGTCGCGGTGGGGGCCGTCGTGGTACTGAGCTCGGGGCTTGCCATGTACCTGAATCGGGAACAGGCGACGCGGCAGGCCCGACACGAAGCCAAGAAAGCAGCTTAG
- a CDS encoding caspase family protein, translated as MPKGEIEEMMERCGATAAPDYRRRLLLKAGLAAGMQLLLPRWCAAQSTLLALPKVALVFGNGGYKDAPLKNPANDARAMAAALKAMGFAVTMRLDARRAEMEDLARAYVQQLAKRKTVGLFYYAGHGVQLAWRNYMVPVDAAIETAADIQKQAVDVNSLLEGIKRTNNAMNVIILDACRDNPFGSLKGVDQKGLSQMDAPPSTLLAYATSPGNVASDGTGEHGLYTEYLLREMKVPEAKVEDVFKRVRLAVRRRTNGAQIPWESTSLEEDFYFLPPAHLKKLSEEEKERQFQEELALWEKVKDAKEPAPLETYLQRYPSGEFSELAQLRLDAVLAGQGEKRIDVASQAGNLFSHGFIRADTNYKVGDFYSYRLIDLAAQKEIRTIAGVVTAVKDNEVIIGHGEVVLDLMGNPKKSADGYRYTDNQNVPVEFYVGRKWSTRFQTFPPNLPRHVRLTTDMEYRIAGRETVTVPAGTFDCFRVEGRGVAVSSVGPASVQRTAWYAPERVRRFVAQELIRTPPARSPNPPVAERYELVAFKQT; from the coding sequence ATGCCGAAAGGCGAAATCGAAGAGATGATGGAGCGGTGCGGGGCGACAGCCGCCCCGGATTATCGCCGCAGGCTCCTGCTCAAGGCGGGCCTGGCCGCCGGCATGCAGCTCTTGCTGCCGCGCTGGTGCGCGGCGCAATCGACCCTGCTCGCTTTGCCGAAAGTCGCGCTCGTTTTCGGCAACGGGGGGTACAAGGATGCTCCGCTCAAAAACCCCGCGAACGACGCCCGCGCCATGGCCGCGGCGCTCAAGGCGATGGGTTTCGCCGTAACGATGAGACTCGACGCCCGGCGAGCGGAAATGGAGGACCTTGCCCGGGCTTACGTGCAGCAGCTCGCGAAGCGAAAAACCGTGGGCCTGTTTTACTATGCCGGCCACGGAGTGCAGCTCGCGTGGCGCAACTATATGGTGCCCGTGGACGCCGCGATCGAGACCGCCGCCGACATTCAGAAACAGGCCGTCGACGTGAACAGCTTGTTGGAAGGGATCAAGCGCACGAACAACGCGATGAACGTGATCATCCTCGACGCTTGCCGGGACAATCCCTTCGGCAGCCTCAAGGGAGTCGATCAAAAGGGCCTCTCGCAGATGGATGCGCCGCCGAGCACCCTTCTGGCGTACGCGACCAGTCCGGGCAACGTCGCCAGCGACGGCACCGGCGAGCATGGGCTCTATACCGAATACCTGTTGCGCGAGATGAAGGTCCCCGAGGCCAAGGTGGAAGACGTGTTCAAACGAGTGCGGCTCGCCGTGCGGCGCAGGACCAACGGCGCCCAGATTCCGTGGGAGAGCACCTCGCTGGAGGAGGATTTCTATTTTCTGCCGCCGGCGCATCTGAAGAAGCTATCCGAGGAGGAAAAGGAAAGGCAGTTCCAGGAAGAGCTTGCTCTCTGGGAGAAGGTCAAGGACGCGAAGGAGCCCGCTCCGCTCGAAACGTATCTGCAGCGCTATCCCAGCGGCGAGTTCTCGGAGCTGGCGCAACTCAGACTCGACGCCGTTCTCGCCGGGCAGGGTGAAAAACGCATCGACGTCGCCTCCCAGGCCGGAAATCTTTTCAGCCACGGTTTCATCCGTGCCGACACCAATTACAAGGTTGGCGATTTCTACTCGTACCGGCTGATCGACCTCGCGGCTCAAAAAGAAATCCGCACGATCGCCGGCGTGGTGACGGCGGTAAAGGACAACGAGGTGATCATCGGCCACGGGGAGGTCGTCCTGGATCTGATGGGCAACCCCAAAAAGTCCGCCGACGGCTACCGCTACACCGACAACCAGAATGTCCCTGTCGAGTTCTACGTCGGCAGGAAGTGGTCCACGCGATTCCAGACGTTCCCTCCGAATTTGCCGCGGCACGTGCGGCTGACGACGGATATGGAGTACCGAATCGCGGGAAGGGAAACCGTTACGGTTCCGGCCGGCACCTTCGATTGCTTCCGGGTCGAAGGCCGCGGCGTCGCCGTCTCGAGCGTGGGACCGGCTTCGGTGCAGCGAACCGCCTGGTACGCCCCCGAAAGGGTGCGCCGATTCGTCGCGCAGGAACTGATCCGCACGCCGCCGGCCCGCTCTCCCAATCCGCCGGTCGCTGAACGCTACGAGCTCGTCGCGTTCAAACAGACCTGA